The genomic region AAAGGTTTCCTGGCTGTCCGTAAAGCAGGACACCTGTGTGTCGCAACCCAAACTCAAAACTACAGCGACTACACGGGCAGAGAAAAGACTATGGAAGTAAGACTGGATGTGCTGCGACCAGGttaatcttctttttttatttttaaccctTTAACACAGTCAGTTATTTCTCCTGTGAAGACACGTGAGGGTTCCTCCTGTCGTCTccctgcaaaaagaaaaactcaggTTCAGTCAGTGATGACTTAGATCTGCGGTGCCCGAACATTTTTCGCTGGAAACGGCAAAAACTCAGACTTAACGTTGAGCCACAGGCAACATGCAGAcgcctgtttgttttgtgttgtgatgATGCAAAAATAGCACTCAGATCCAACTTTCCCTTAATTGGCTGGCTTCATGTGCTTCCTGTGCACATCGGAACCTCATGGGGAACTcgaacaaatgaataaaatgtttaactgaTTATTTGCTGCTTCTGTCaatcaactaattgattaaaCAACTGTCGCAGCTCCCTAATCAACCCTGAACAGTACATGCAGCTGAGGATTCAAACACAGGTTTCCTCGCTGTCTGTCCCTTTATTCCCTGCAGCAGAGCGACCTCTGGTGTTAATGTGTGGAGTAAAGATCcagtagatgtttttttttaagatttggAGAAGCATCATGTCACATGTAACATGGTGTCTACAGGAAATACAAATATCAGGCCTTTAAAGTCAttcttaaatgtgtttgtgaggtCTCAATCATCCCAAACATTTTATCTAATTTCAATTATCGAatctttctataaaaaaaaagaaaaatgtgtttgaaacatGGTTAAAAATTATTTCAAAGCATTAAATGTAGGTTTGATACCTGTAGAAACCTGTATTATCAAGAGTTAGATTCTATTTTTATTAGTTTGAGTATCTTagtcaacacattttatttattatttactttttattcattattatattatatatatatcatttttaatgacaggGTCTCAGTTTTTGATGTTCTCTCAGAGAGATTTTAATGTTAGATTtaaatttgattatttattgaattcttttttatttacatatgtaaatctgtatttttgtatcatttggtcaatgtattatttgtgtattttgtattttgcattCTTTGTCAAAAAGATCTGGCGGAATTTGATAAAGGAAAAGTTTGTTACATTGCGTCTCGtgcaaaataaacatgaaacaacacaaataataatTAGAAAAGATTAAATGATTTGGTGTGAACATGTAGAGATTTTCAAATGTGACCTGACATGACGACATGTTTCCCTCCTGCAGGTACGAGGGTGCTGTTAGTGGACCAATGGATAGAGACTGGAGGCACCATGAAGGCTGCCATCCAGCTGGTGGAGAGTCTGGGAGCCACTGTTGTGGGTCAGTCAACATGGTTAGAGCCCCATAATTCAATGGTGCTCGACATGTCAATGTGAACGTTACTCTGTTTTCCTGCAGGCGTCGCAGCTGTGGCCATCGAGAACACCGAAGGAGGAAAGTGGattaaagaaaattacaaatTCTCTCACTGCATCCCCAAACAGCTGCAGAGCCAGATCGACAAGAAGTATCTGGAATCCTTCAACGACTTcaacaactgaagaagaagaaggaaaagacacaaaaatatttttttgcaacttcgggaaattaaaaaaaaaaagagagaaatagtAATATTTTCTAAAGCTGAGATAGTCAACAAATAGTTTTATCTGCATagacattttgtattttggagttttattcatgaaaaactaatttaaaataattatatgcttgttattttcaaaaacgctgttttctctttattattattatttgtattgcGTGTAACACATATCATGGTacattttgaagaaaataaaGGATAAAATATTCATACACATTTTCCACTGATGATATAAGAATGATGAGACAAATTCAGTCACAGGGTAGCCATGAAGCAAATACTGAAGATACAACAAGGGTTCCCAAACTGAAGGTCGGGGCCCCACACGAGGGTCACAAGACAAATCCCAGGAGTCATGAGATGATTAAAAGATTAGAAAACATTCACCTTTCACTTCCCTCAGATCTCTCCTTTATGACTAACTGCATAAAACGTCTTCTCATAAAAAGTGTGCAAAACCTTTGACCTACGATATTAAAAACAGCAGATTTTATTAATTAAGTATTATCGTGAAGAAGAATCAGAACTACAGCAGCAAGATGGAATATTTGACTCGAGCCACTAAGTAAAGTTAAGCAtccatacacgcacacacacgcatcatGTTAAAGACATCCTCAGTCATACTTTGGCATCTCTGCAGTACCAGAGGAGTCATTTCTATGTGTAACTGCTGTCTCACCCTGCACCTCCAGACGAGCTTCAACCACAAGTATCCACATCCCACAGAGAAAAACTCTTGCTAGGCcaggaaaaactgaaatcaaGCATTTCAGGAAGTCAAACTCCAGCGTCCCTCCTCCGGCTCCGACCACAGAGAATCCCTCCCACGAGCCGGAGAGCAGCCTCAGTCTTTTCCCCCACTTTAAGCTCCTGCCTCCGTCctcactgacagcagctgggCTGCTTCTTCTTCGACGAAGTGTACAGATTGTTTGAAGTGCTGTTAATTCCTGAAACAAAGAAGATCAATCGGGTGTTAAACAATGTGACCAATGAGATCTTTTAAATTGTATGATTACAGAGAGGTTTGTTCAGATACTCACTGACGACGTCACCGATCTGCCTCGATCCACTTTTCTCCAGCTCGGCAAGAACGTTGGTCTCGAATGCCAACGACGCAACTCGGAAGAAAAACTCTTTCACGTTTTCTCCTACGGCAGGGAAGACACAAAGATCAGTGAGGGACTGAGTGAGAATGAAAAATTTACTGACAGCAGATGTTGGACGTAGCTTTTGATCCTCCGCttgaattagaaaaaaaacaccaaatatgATACAAGCCCTCTCCTTTTCTGCCCCCACCACCTTCAAACTCATACATTTCAAACAGCCCTCGTGTCACTGTCGGGATGAGTGGCCATTTTCCTGTATTTAACTCCCAACACTCACCTGTCAGCGAGGACACGGCCCAATACTCTGCACTGATCTCTTGTGCTATTTTGATGGCGTCTTGCTCGATCTGAGAATACTGAGCAGGAGACTGCCAGAGAGACCAGAGGAGACAAGTCAGACATACTTATAATGTTATCCAGTTAAACACAAAAGGCATCTCTACACACAGTGAACTGATTATAAGTGTCACATTGTATCTTAATATTCATAATATACCAATAATGTTTTCCATTACTGAATacacaaactgttctcagaggaaaataaggtcccagaacagtgcgggtggcagggtccgccacatataaacaaagttaaacagtatgaaattgtgttgtccatTAAGgtaagtttgtttattcagtcaatgaaaacaaagagagtttgtttaggcataaataCATCAGTCTATGAAGATCTTTTTCTCCAGATTATAATTTCTCCCCAAAAGCTACAGAAGGCTCCTTTAATAACCCCataaattgaatatctttgggttctGGATGTCGGTAAACAAGACATATGATGATGTCACCTCGGGCTCTGGGAAATGATCCTTTTGTATTTTTGGAAAAGTATCcttttaaattgttgtttgttggAATTTAGAATGAGAAAAGTCCAAAAAGACTTGTTAACCAAGTACAACAAAACACTCATGGAAGCTAAAGAAGAGAAATATTTCCAATTATTCAAGAAAAAAGACACACTTCCTGATATAACAAAAGTATCCTGGCAACACCAGCAAACAAATCTGCTTCTGACTTCCATCACTGATTCAATACAGTTACTAACACCTTAGAAATGTCCGCATGTCCATCATTTCAGTCGCTCTCAGAGGTCTACGGGAGTCTAGAGGAGGACGGGGAAACTACATTCCTGAGGTCTGACCCAGCGCATGAACGCTTTGTGCTGCTGGCACCGAACCAAGCAGCTGACATTTGACTCCAgtaaaaaagacacagaaatgttcacaggcGTGTCCTCTTTAAAACAGCTTGAAGACGTACGCTCAGGTCTTTCTTTGTGCCGACGAGGAACAGCTGAACGGCGGTGGGGTCGTTCTCCTTCAAGGCGTCCTCCAGCCACTGCCTGCAGACGCAAAGAGACGACTCTAATAAGTCTGCCAGCCGGGACAGAAACTGGAAAACGCAACGTTAATGAAAAGTAAGCTTACCGCACGTGGCCCAAAGAGGCaacatctgttacatcaaaCGCGATGATCACAACTAGGAAGAAGAGAACATATTTAACTTAAACTATACTCACTTGACAGAAAGAGGAACTTAAGAACAACACACAGTTCTGTCACCCTGGGCTCCTCTGTAGTACGTAGAAGCGATGCACTTGAACCTCTCTTGTCCCGCAGTGTCCCACCTGTAGCACAGAGAGACTGTTGATGAGCGCCGTCACATCAGACCGACTCAGTTCACCGCCTTCGTTTCACGTATAATGATCAAGACTTACAGCTGCAGGCTGAAGGGAACCCCCAGCACCTCGAACCGCTCCATCTCGAAATCCACACCGATCGTTGCCTTGTAGTTCTTGTCAAAAGCATCTTTGCAAAATCTGAAAACATGAAAGTTTCTTCAGAAAATATAGGAAATAGACGAGCACGATGTATATCACTGTAGCCAGGGTTACAACTGCTCGTCAGTAATCATCTAAATGAAAGAGACTTTATTTTTGAGATAATTTGTGTGAGATTTCTTAGAAGCTAGCAATTTTGGGGGTtggttcacccaaattacagACAAATATGCAGTATTTTAGGAATTATTTCTTGGTAAATGCTTTATTCAGAGTAACAGTAACTGGTGGAGAAATAAACTGccttttgaatgttttagacATGATGAGATGGATATGTTTAAACCAGGATAACTgcaactgaaactgaaacttaTTTGGATGAACTTGCCTTTTAATATAGTTAAAGCTGTGGTGGCCTAAATGTTAGAGAAGAACACTTGTGAGTGGACGCCGTTCAGTGTCTCAGGGAGGCAGAACGACTCTTGGACAGACACACTGTTGTTGTACTGAGCAGCTCCCAGGTGTGAACGTGATCCAGGTGCTCTTTAAAAAAGCGCACTGCTCAGTGAACCCtcgctgaataaataaaagctaAAAGGATTGTAAAATAACTTAAGATTTTCAGGCCTTGTCCACACGTATACAAGGGTGTGAAAACGCAAATGCAGCCCGTCAAAAACAACAGGTGGTGATATAACCTTTAACATAAGGCAACGTTGGCCAATCAGAAGCCTGCCAAACAAAAGAGAGAAGCCAAAAAAAACACGGTTTCCCCATCTACACATAAGCAAATGTATCCAATGGTTTCCTAGTGGAGGTGCGAAAAATGGAGCAATACCAGAGAGTAGAACTACAAGTCAAAGTCCAGATTTCACTTAAGTAAAATATAATCTAACAGAGTTTTATTAAAGGTATATAAATACTTATAGTTTAAGATGTGAGCAGTATTTCAATGTTACATTTGGTACAGGTGGAGCATATTCTATCTAGTTTAATTATTGTTGGATAGTTACATTTATTGCAGAGTTCAATATTGTACAAAATCATGTTACAttagatacatttttattaatcaTTGAACCCATTTTATGAGTTTTATTGTGCTATTGTTTTAGCGTGAAGGTCAAATACAGAACTTGTGAATCTGTGCTCAGTTACTGTATGAATTTAATGTAAATCTGAATCCAGATGCAGATTTAACATGTCTACACTTTCAAATCACGAGAATAACAAAAACCAGTTGCTTCGTTGCAGGAGGTCGATGTTCCCTGAGCTCTTTCTGTAACTTCGCCTCAGGCTGTGTTCAAACATTAAGCGACTGTGTTGGAGCTTACCTATTAATCAGACAGGTTTTCCCCACAGCCAGGTCACCCACAACAATGACCTTAGAGATTTTAAATCTGCTGAGGggagcaaaagaagaagaagaagacgatgaAGCGACCAGTAAATAAGCAGAACAACAAACAGCGGCTCCAGGCTCGTCTGGCTCCCTGTTCTCACCCCACAGTGCCGGTCCGCTGCTCCTGGCAGGCCGTCTTCACTTTATTGTTGAAATCCTCTTTAGTGTGCTGAGCCGCCTCTTTCCTGAAATACTGCAGGAGACGAAAAGAAGGACGTGTGAGGCTGTTCATAGATAAGACAGCTATTAGGCTATAACAGCACGGTGGGATTTTACCTGAGGGAGCTGAGCGATGACGCGGTCCCGTCGGACAGGAGGGAGAACACTCATGGCTGAAACTCGCACAGACATGAGGCTGCAGTGTAAATGTTCAGCAGACGGACCTGTGGTGAGAGACGGACATCAAACGTTACATTAACAATCTGACGCCTGAAAGCTGTCTGCAAATAATTATCATGCCTAAATCTTCAGGCCTGGTGCTCATTTTGTCCTGTTTCgaaaaaactaaaaaggtgTTAAATGGAGCTTTTAATGAAACTTCATCCAAcattaaaaaacgaaataaatGTAGAGATCCAATTCAACATTCAGACAATCATGataattaattgtttcagtAATTTCTCTACCAAAAACAAACTTCTTCTAAAATACGAGGATTctgtgcttttctctgttttgtgtaATGATATATATAGAATTGTAAATTGTGTAtctgtagtttttggagaacaAGACAAGGAACTTCAACTAACCCTGATATTATTTATCACTTCAAATAATGACAATTTGTCCATCTGACCGTCTAAAATCCAAACATATAAAATTTGCAATAGCATAAAACTAAACAAATCCACATATTTTGCGAACAGCCACCAGACTTTGACTTCTTTGATAATAAATATGACAGTAGgatgaatatatttgggttttggactgttgtttgaaCAAAACAGACAATTAAGACTCATCACCTTGAATTCCAGGAAAACTGTGATGAAAATAGTAATTAGCTGCGGCTCTATTGTCAATTATCTTCTACTGTCATagtgttaatgttttgttttgctgttgtcTGAAGCCTGAGTCATCAAGTCACAAACCTCATGAGCACCAGAGTCTGATGGGCCTCTAACTGACTTAGATCTGGTGGTCAAAGTCAAAACATCATATAAGCAGTATGTGGAACAGTTCAGTCATTATAAGAGACACTGTACTTGATTGGAAAATGAGAAGTAACCACTGACAAGTATTGATTTTGATACAACTTGACTAAAAACTTTCAAGTGTCTGATATCAGGAGAAAGACTCCcgcacactgtccacttcacgACGtgcaataaagtttattttaaacGTTTTGGTacttagaccttcatcaggttaccaagataacctgatgaaggttTGAGTCCTGAAACGATGCTGTCAGTAGTGTGTGGGAgtcttttttatgatttttctGGCCTTCGGTCTTCTCCTACACACCTTTCGACTCTAAGGTGTGCAAAAGTTTCAccatgttattatttattttttcatttttgtatatATACTATTTGTAATCCCGCAaggggaaattcttttttccactcacattacacacacaggcagtgtagaggagatgagtgaaggggctgccacacatgctacggcgcccaatgcccaggatgtgaactagCATTCTCCAACTATTAGTCCACGTCATACTTTTTTGGTCCAAGTGGGACTTGAACCGGTGACCTTCTAGTcaccaagccaagtccctagtGTCTGATATCAAATTATTATGTGCAGAGCACATAACTGATTAGAAAGAGTATATAAGACACAACTTTAACTGTGCTTTGGCAACACACAGTCACTTAACTAAATAGAGATTGTTCACTcacatgtatttaaaaaatgttctccaAACAGCCAGGggtggttctaggggggggggggggcaacaggggccagtgcccccgtgactctgagtctggacccccctgtggcacCCCTGACAgagagtctgcattaataacataatgacagatttcttgcaatgattttgttttgaagggaaaggcagaaataaagtgtctcagcagtttactacccttTCAAAACTGCTGAAATTGTAGACACAACTTTTTCTGAATGAGGGACTTATcctttttcccgggttgtatgtgcccccttacaaaaaagccggccccaacctggcccccctattaaaactggtctagaaccgccactgcaaaCAGCACAAATAAACCTGACAAACTACTTttcaaaaagtcaaacaaacgATTTGTTTCTATATAAATGTGGGTTAAACTGGCTCGTGCCCTTTTCCTCTGCCATCTTTTTCATTGGCTTCACTTCCTCAGCAACCagacctgtaacacacacacgcagcctcCCGTCACTCACAGGATACTGGCTATTATAGCTGCTAGGTGAAGGCGCAGAGCCAGGACAAACACCACTGTGATGAGAGACAAACATGAGATATCCATTGTGCAGCTCCATGACCACCATGGTCCGAGCAGACGACTGTAATCAGAGTAATCAGAGTACTCGGAGCTGATCTGCTCGCTGTGGATCTGTTTTAATCCTATTGTTCATCAAAGCTGCTCGTCTGCCATCAAAATTAAACCAGGCAACTTTGTAAAAAACCCCATTCAAAACCAACCCTCACATATCGGCGGAGgcgaaacaaacacacaggagcaCAGGGAAGTTTTAAAAAGCAGCGTAACActtgagagagaggagaaggctCACCTCGACAGGCTGCTCCtcaactcctctcctctctctcctctctctctcctctgcagcgGCGCGGTTTGTCCTCCTGAAATCTTCTTCAATCTTCTCGCTGTGATTTAAACCCATCCAGGCTGAGAAGCTGAAGGTGTCTGATAGTGTGGGGTTTGTGGAGATCGGAGCATTGAGTCGATCCACGGAAGTTGAGGGGGGAGCAGCAGACTGGAGGAGCCGCTGCTGACTCAGACCTCCggatttttctttctccccctcctcgGTCTGTCCGTCCTCCCACATTTTCTCTGCGGGGTCCCCTGCTGGAGGAAAAGAGGAACGACagggaataaaaaaacaaccagtctatcttatctatctatctatctatctatctatctatctatctatctatctatctatctatctatctgtctgtctgtctgtctgtctcaaaaTGCAAACAACTTATTTGTACATGTACTTATTCATACTTCTATTAAACTTGTTTCTTCcttatttttcattgtttgtaaAGCTGGAGTAAAGAGTAAAAGTGAGAATGAGATACAAAAAATGAGAACTATGTCATTAAAATATGACCATAACTGTCTTTTCCTTCACAATTTCTGCAAGATGTGAGTCATATATTCACGCTTTTCATGGGTCTCTAGTGAATATGTCATTATTTGTGCAACAAAGGGGGAAAACAGGGAAAtactgtaactttttttttctttttttttttttttggtgcttcCTGTCTGTAAGTTCAATAAGCGGCCTGTAGAGGGCGCTCCAGGCCTCTGCTGGCTGATCTGTACCTGGTTATAAAACACATTGAATCTGTGTCCACTGCCTTTCAGGTTAAGATGTTTAAATCTCGTGAAACACACTGCAGTGTTGAAGATTAACGAACAATCTGTGAGCTCTTTTAAATgcaatacaacaacaaaactatAACCATAAATTCTGCCTTTTCAAACTTTATTATGTTCAGATTTTGGAGACATTGGGTTGAAATTAAATATCACAGGTGTTTGACTGGACGACATTATATTTGGTTAACCTCTCAGATGAGTAAAACACCAGTAATCATGACCTCAGCTCTTAGACCTACACTCACATCTATGACTGGATGTACCTGTTAAAGCTTCTATATATTAAAGGAGTTTTTGCTTGGTCATGAGGCTAATGTCTTATGTCTTATGTTAGCTTCTGTTTTGTGGTACACTGAAATAAATCTTCGAGGATTTCCCCCCCTGACACGTGACCCTATAAACCAGTGTTTAATTCTGTCACCTTGTCATATTTCAGCTGAAGTCACGCCCCTTCCTGTGGACCTCATGGGAACTTATTCAGAATAACTTTGTGTGgtaaacaatctttttttaaatcctgtttgtttcctgtgtcATGAACAACACGtttcacagtctgatatttctttagttttatgacaaactgagactttctcAAAGGTCTGACAAATACCATATGTGTGATTTGTGACTCAATTCGAAACAGGAATCAAgaaattatttgtctctctccagtCAAAGTTTTCTGAAATATGTCCCATGGGGAAAACCGGACCAGCcgtgacttcagctctctatgAGTTAGGCTTAGGGTTTTGAGGGCTCCTCAAAAgagaacttttcctttaaacttttcagatgttttttttttttttttttgaagattcAGTGAAATTATCTAAAATGTCACAAAGCAAAGACAAGAGAAAAGTCAAAAAATTAATAACCAaactttgatttctttctttcctctcccgTTAATCATCTCATGACCCCTCAGTGCCCAGCAGTTGAATATACATCTATTGATGCACTTACAGACACATCATCAGTGATGGAACCTGGGGTCATTGGGTGTTTCGGGTCTTTCAACATCATACACCCTCACCCAGGCGACCCAGCCAGGATTGACCAAGTCCCGACTTGTGTCTATGTAGCGTGTACCCACGGATCGCCCCTCTTGATCCACAGCCATCTAGAGGCCTTCTCGGCTGCCTCTGTGGTGGTTCTGATGGCCTTTCTCTGGCGTGCACCTGTGATGCCAAGCAGGCTGTATGCTTTGCAGAGAGATCGTGCTGCAAAGCCTCTACAGCCCACCTCTATTGGCACACACCGGGCACGCCATCCCCGTCTGCGGCACTCCTCCACTAAGTCGGTGTACTTGGCGCGCTTCCTCTCGTTCGCCTCGTCCATACGCTCCTCCCAGGGAATTGTCAGCTCCAGTAGGACCACCTGTTTTAATGAATCTGAGAACAGAACTATGTCTGGCCTCAGGGTGGTTTCAACGATGTGCTGTGGGAATCTGAGCTGCTTCCCCAGGTCGGCCTTCATCTGCCAGTCCGGTGCGGTTCCAAGGTGTCCCACTGCCCCCCTTGGCTGGGCCTTCAGCCTTTCCCCTGCTTTGACGAAAGCAATCGCCTGCCTTGCTGGTCGAAGAGGCTTGTTCTGGGTGATGCTGGTGAAGATGGTTTCTGCTATTTCCTTAAGCACTTTGTCATGGCGCCAAGTATAGCGTCCTTCTCCCAGGGCTTTTGGGCAACAGCTGAGGATGTGCTCTAGTGTCCCTCTTCTGAGACACAAAGGACATGATG from Sparus aurata chromosome 2, fSpaAur1.1, whole genome shotgun sequence harbors:
- the LOC115575132 gene encoding uncharacterized protein LOC115575132, producing the protein MDVFTGPADRHKGWYLSLMAPNIKGPAFAWLDPSRLYCNSQALADCVQDLLSPFHDDTIDLVAGIDAMGFILGASVATTLGKGFLAVRKAGHLCVATQTQNYSDYTGREKTMEVRLDVLRPGTRVLLVDQWIETGGTMKAAIQLVESLGATVVGVAAVAIENTEGGKWIKENYKFSHCIPKQLQSQIDKKYLESFNDFNN
- the rab34a gene encoding ras-related protein Rab-34a isoform X1, encoding MSVRVSAMSVLPPVRRDRVIAQLPQYFRKEAAQHTKEDFNNKVKTACQEQRTGTVGRFKISKVIVVGDLAVGKTCLINRFCKDAFDKNYKATIGVDFEMERFEVLGVPFSLQLWDTAGQERFKCIASTYYRGAQVVIIAFDVTDVASLGHVRQWLEDALKENDPTAVQLFLVGTKKDLSSPAQYSQIEQDAIKIAQEISAEYWAVSSLTGENVKEFFFRVASLAFETNVLAELEKSGSRQIGDVVRINSTSNNLYTSSKKKQPSCCQ
- the rab34a gene encoding ras-related protein Rab-34a isoform X2 produces the protein MSVRVSAMSVLPPVRRDRVIAQLPQYFRKEAAQHTKEDFNNKVKTACQEQRTGTVGFKISKVIVVGDLAVGKTCLINRFCKDAFDKNYKATIGVDFEMERFEVLGVPFSLQLWDTAGQERFKCIASTYYRGAQVVIIAFDVTDVASLGHVRQWLEDALKENDPTAVQLFLVGTKKDLSSPAQYSQIEQDAIKIAQEISAEYWAVSSLTGENVKEFFFRVASLAFETNVLAELEKSGSRQIGDVVRINSTSNNLYTSSKKKQPSCCQ